The window AGCCTCTATAAGCTCGTCAATTACAGCTTCTTTTGTATCGCCCTTTAGATCCATAACCATGGTATTTTTTTCTAATAAATCTAAAATTTTCATTTTTTCACCTCACTAGTTTATTTTTTCTATTTTTATCTCATTGATTAAATTTTCTACTTCTGAAAGAGTACATAAATTTTTTGAAAAGGCCGAAGCACTTCCAGCTGCTATCCCTCTGCTAAAACATTCCTCTATACTTAAGCCCTCTGCTATCCCGGAGGTAAATCCTCCCACCATCGAATCCCCTGCACCTACAGAATTTTTGACTACTCCCTTTGGGACATTCCCAAAATAAACTGCGTCTTCAGTTATAAGAAAGGCACCATCTCCAGCCATGGAGATAGCCACATTTTTCGCACCCATCTTCTGAAGTTTTTTTCCGTACTCTACCATTTCATTTTTATTTTGAATTTTTACATTAAAAAGTTCTTCTAGCTCATGATGATTTGGTTTTATTAAATATGGTTTGGTTTTTACTGCATCTTCTAAGGCTTTCCCCTTTGTGTCTAATATTACCTTGACACCTTTTGGAAGAGTTGTCATGACTTTCTCGTAGACATTACTTTCAAAAGACAGAGGTACGCTCCCTGCCATAACTAGGATATCTCCTTTTTTGAGTTTTTCTAGCTGTTTGAAGAGCTCTCCTTTCTTATCCTGGCTTATTTTGGGGGAGTTTCCGTTTATCTCTGTTTCTATATTTCCGTTTTTCATCTTTACATTTATACGGGTATCCTCTTCTAACTGTATAAAATCACATTTTATACCTTGGATTATAAGTTCTTTGTGTATAAAATCTCCCGTAAATCCTCCTAAAAATCCGAGGGCAACAGATTCGTGTCCTAGGTTCTTTAAAACCTGGCTGACATTTATCCCCTTACCTCCTGGAAGTTTATGCTCACTTTTACTTATGTTTACCTTTCCCTCTTGGAAGGAATTCATCTGAATTATATAATCTAAAGATGGGTTGAGAGTAAGTGTATATATCATACTAACACTCCTTTATTTTAGTTTTTTTACGATACTCTTCTGCTGGAAGTTTATCTGTTATTATTGTGCACTCTTTTAGTTCAGAAAATGAAACAAAAGAGGTTCTGCCAAACTTGTTGCAGTCGGCTAAGATGTAAGATTTCTGAGATTTTTTTATTACCTCTCTTTTTATTTCTGCCTCTTCTATATCAGGCGTTGTATAGCCCGTTTCTGAGGTTATTCCGTTGACCCCTATAAAACATTTGTTGAAGTTGTACTTTTTCAGAGATTCGATGGTTTCTACTCCTACAAGAGCCCCTGTTCTGTTTTTTATCTTTCCACCTGTTAGATAAGCTCTTATGTTGTATTTCATAAGCTCAGGTATATGGGTGACACCGTTTGTCACTACAGTGACATTTTTATCTTGGAGATACTTTATCATTCTCTCTGTAGTTGTTCCTGCATCGATAAAGATACACTCGCCGTCTAAAACAATTTTAGCAGCAGCTTCACCTATTTTATCCTTCTCAAATTTATTCTGTATATTTTTGGTATTGAAATCAGCCTCGTAAGAATTTTCTGGGAGGGTGGCGCCTCCGTGAACTCTTTTTAGGAGTCCGTGTTCTTCTAGATAAGTTAAATCTCGTCTGATTGTTGATTCTGAGATATTTAAAGTGTCTACGATCTCTTTCATTTTTACGATCTCTTTATTCTTTAAAAGATTTAATATTATGTCGTACCTTTCTTGACTTAACATTTTATCAACTCCTCATTTAAAATATACACTAAGTTTTAAAAAAAATCAACCAAAATAATTCAAAAACAATCAGAAACAGTCACCAAAAATACACAAAGCTTCAAAAAAAAGCACAATACTTGAAGAGAGAATAAAAAAATCCTCCCTTTTCAGGGAGGAAAAATTGATTAAAATTATTTATTTGAAATAAACTCTTCTAGAACCATTTTTATCTCTTCGGCGGTACCCATATCCAAAAGTCTTTCAACTAAAGATTCGCATTCTTTTTTATCTAATTTCATGATGTTTTTCTTTACTCTAGGTATAGAAATGGCAGACATTGAAAATGCATCTAGTCCCATTCCCAGTAACACCGGAGTAGCTCTCTCGTCTCCGGCAAATTCACCACACATGGATATTGTGATACCCTCTTCATGAGCTCCGTCAATGGCCATTTTTATCGCCTGAAGTACAGCAGGGTTAAATGGATCGTATAGGTGTGCAATATTTTCATTTCCTCTGTCTACAGCAAGAGTATACTGAGTAAGGTCATTTGTACCGATAGAGAAGAAATCTACCTCTCTTGCAAAATATTTAGCTCTCATGGCAACGGCAGGAGTCTCTACCATTATACCAAACTGAATATCTTCGTCAAATTTTATTCCCTCTTCCCTTAATTCTGTCTTACACTCTTCCAAAATAACTTTTGCCTGTCTTACTTCATCAAGGGATATTATCATAGGAAGCATGATCTTTACATATCCAAAAGCAGATGCTCTGAGAAGTGCTCTAAACTGAGTTTTTAATATATCTTTTCTGTCTAGACATACTCTCAATGCTCTCCATCCTAAAAATGGATTCTCCTCTTTTGGAAGGTCCATATAGGAAAGGGCCTTATCTCCACCTATATCCATAGTTCTGATTGTTACAGGTTTACCTTTAAGTGATTCTACAACAGTTTTATAGGCTTCAAATTGCTCATCTTCAGTAGGGAATCTATCGTTATTCATGAATAGAAACTCTGTTCTATAAAGTCCGATTCCTTCTGCTCCGTTTCTTTGTAGGCCAGCTACATCGTTGGGGCTTCCTATATTCCCACACATATTTACTTTTACACCGTCTTTAGAAACGGCTTCTTTATCGATAAGCATTTTCAGTTCTTCTTTTTCAGCTATAAAAGCTTCTCTCTTCTTTTCGTATTGAGAGATTTCTTCATTGTAAGGGTCGATTATTATATCTCCCGTCGTGGCATCCACTATGATAGTCTCTCCGCCCTCTACATGACTGCATACATCTCCAGTTCCTACTACTGCAGGGATTTCCAGTGATCTGGCCATGATAGATGAATGAGCTGTTCTTCCTCCTATTTCCGTTACAAATGCAAGGACATTTTCAAGATCTATCTGAGCAGTGTCAGAAGGAGTGAGATCTTTGGCTATGATAACTGTATTAGGCTCAAGTGAGCTAAGATCTCCTAGATCATGTCCTAATATATTGTGCAGCCATCTATTACCTATATCCCTCAAATCTGCAGCTCTTTCTCTAAGGTATTCATCTTCTAAGTTTCCAAGCATTTCACAATAAGATTCTATCCCACGTGACAAAGCATTCTCTGCAGAGATTTCCTCATCTTCCATAAGTTCTACAACTTCGTCAAATAGATCCTCATCTTCTAAAAGAGTAATATGACCATCAAAAATAGATGCCTTATCTTCTCCTAATTTAATAGCAGTCTTTTTTCTTATCTCAGTAAGCTGCTCTTTTGATTTGTCTCTAGAGGTGATAAGTCTTTCTTTTTCTTTTTCTATATCCTCTATATCTCCAGTATTGATTACTAACTCCACTTCTTTATGAAGGTATACCTTACCTATCGCAACTCCCGGGGAAGCATCTATTCCTTTGATAAATTTTCTCATCTATAAATTCTCCTTCTTCATCAAGTTATCAGCGATATTATCGAAAAATTAGAAGGTACATAGTACCCTCTAATTTTAATTGTCTATTAATTAGTCTCTTAGGTTCGATAAAAGAGTTACTAGTTTTTCAACGGCTTCATCAGCATCTGTTCCTTCAGCATGAACAGTTATTTTAGCTCCTTTTTTTATACCAAGGGAAAGAACCTTTAAAAGAGAAGTTGCCTTTACAACTTTACCAGCTTCGTTTTCAACCTCTACCTTTGAATCAAAAGTTTTTGCCATAGTTACGAATTCGTTACCAGGTCTTGTATGTAAACCAGTTTCATTTTTTATCTCCACCGTTCTGCTTACCATTTTAAAAATCACTCTCCTTTTAACATTTTTTTATAATATTTTTAAGTGTAAAATTAAATTTTTAACTAAGTTGAAGCCTGGGTTAAAAATTTTTAGCTTCTTATAATATAGTTAAATATTTATATGTTGCAAAATTAATCAAAGTGTTAATTTAACACTACATCATCCTGTGAAATTTGTCAACGTATTTTTTTAGAACAGGTGTGCCTCATTAGGGCACGGTTGGGCTTGGAACTATAAATTTACTATGTATATTAAAGGTTCTTTTTTATTGCTTTTTTTTGTTATTTGACATAATTTATTATGTGAGATAGACTTTTTTTAAGGGTATGTTTTTATTTTTGGAAATTTTTTAACAATGATTTAACATTAATTTAGGGAGGTTATATGGAACTAAGAGAAGTAAGATCAAACGCTAGAGGGAAGATGAAGGGGTTTTGTAATTTATGTAACGAGTGTAACGGGGTTTGGTGTGCTGGTCAAGTTCCAGGAATGGGAGGAGCGGGAACGGGAGAATCTTTTAAGAGAAGCTTTGAAAAATTAAAGAACATAAAATTATCTATGAAGACTCTTCACAGTGCAACAAATCCGAACACTTCTTTTTCTATTTTTGGTGAAAAATTATCCATTCCAGTTATAACAGCTCCTATCACAGGAACAAAATTTAACATGGGTGGGAGTGTATCTGATGAAGAATATATAAATGATGTTATATTTGGATCTGTAGATGCAGGAACCATAGCGATGATAGGAGATACCGGGGACTCTAGCTGTTATATACATGGTATAGAGGCTCTGAAAAAATCAGGAGGGAAAGGAATCGCCATAATAAAGCCTAGAGAGAACAGTGAGATTGTCTACAGAATAAAAATGGCAGAGGAAGCAGGTGCACTGGCTGTAGGTGTTGATATAGACGGGGCTGGACTTGTGACAATGAAACTTTTTGGTCAGCCTGTGGGGCCCAAAACACCAGAGGAGCTAAAGGAGCTAATTTCATCTACAGAGCTTCCTTTTATAGTAAAGGGAGTTCTTTCGGTAGAGGAGGCTAAAATTTGTGTAAAGGCTGGAGCTGCAGCAATAGTAGTTTCAAATCACGGAGGAAGGGTGTTGAACCATACTTTGGCTCCCTGTGAAGTTCTAAAGGATATAGTCAAGGCCGTAGGAGATGATATCGTAGTTCTTGTTGACGGAAATGTCAGGGAGGGGGCTGATGTCATAAAGTATATAGCACTGGGTGCTAAGGGAGTGCTTATAGGCAGACCTGTTATCTGGGGATCTATAGGGGGAAGACAAGAAGGTGTAAAAACTATATTAGAAACTATAAAATCTCAGCTTTATCAGGGAATGATTCTAACAGGTTCACATAGTATAGACTCTATAAATGAAGATAAGATAATATTATAAAAAAAGCTGTGGCTTCTGCCACAGCTTAAATGCTTAATTTTGACAACTCTGTATCCTCAGGAAATATTTTTTGAAGTGCATCTAAAATCTCTATATTTTTTTCATTTCTTTCTTGATAAATTTTTAATTCATCCTCATATACATATGACTCATAAGTTTTCCGATATTTTTCTAGCTCCTCTTTTTCCAACAAAATCTCTTTTTTAAATTTATCTTTAAATCCTTTTAATTTTCTTTTTGAAATTTTTTCACACAGATACATCTCTATATCATGTTTTGTGACATGCCTTTTACTAGACATAATTATCACTCCCTTTCGATTATTTCAATTTCCTTGTATCCTGTTTTCTTGTCAAAACTTCTCTTGAAAGAATACTGGCAGAACTCCCCTATAACAAGTTCACATGTTGTATTTATAATATTTCCTTCTACCAGGTGTCCGCCAAAAACTATACCGTTTCTGTCGCTATATGAAATATGAAGATGGCTTCCATCTGGAGAAAGGGTACCGTTGATAGAGATTATCTCCAGCCTTTCTTGAAATTCTCTTATACTTTTTCCATCTGCCAGTCTTATTCTTCCATTTATAACGCAACCTACAGAGGAAAGTATAACTCCTGCCTGTATATTATTTTCTGCCGAGTAATTAGTTATGAATTTTTTTACATCATCTCCTTTTTTTAATCTTACGCAGTGTATTTTTATACTTTCCGCCTCCCCTATAGAAATCAATTTTTAAAAGTCCAATAGTAAATATACCATATTTTTTTTATTATCCTTTTGTTATTTTAAATATTTATTTTTTAAAAAAAAGTCCCATCTGGGACTTTTATCAAATAATTTAAGGCTTGAGTTTGGACAGTTCTTCTAGATCGACATCTTCTTCGTAATTTACACCGTTTACTTTGAAGCCGTTTAATTTCAAAAATTCAGTCTTATATTTATCAAAATCCGTAAGTTCTTTAAAATTATCTTCGGTAACTTTTTTATATATCTCTAGAACCTCTTCTTGTACATCTTCTCTGAGTTCCCATGAATCTGGTCTCATTCTTTTTTCTGAATCAAATTCAGGCTTATTTCCGTAGACCATGTCTGCAAAGAGTCTATGAGTGTGTTCTATGGCATTTTCCTCTATACCTTTTTCTTCCATGACCCTCATGAGAGCAGAGGCATACAATGGAAATATTGGTATGTAGGCACTAGCCTTTGTAACGATGGCCTTGTTTACAGCTACATAGGCCTCTCCTGATTTTTCATCTTTTAAAACTTCATTAAGGTCACGTGCAGTTTTTTCTAGATGTTTCTTGGCAGAACCTATGGTCCCGTGTCTGTAAATTCCCTCCATTACAGCAGGACCTATATACGAGTAAGCCATAGTTTTAAATCCTTCAGAAACAACATCGGCATCCATAAGGGCCTTTATCCATAGTTCCCAGTCTTCTCCACCCATTACCTTGACGGTGTTGGCGAGGTCCTCTTCTGTGGCGGGAGTGAGTGTAACCTCTTCCATGGACTCCTTCTCTACATTGAAGGTAAAGCCAGTGAGAGATTCTCCCTGAGGTCTGAGATTGGATTTATATATTTTATTGGTATCTGGATCAGTTCTCATACCAGAGGCCAGAGAATATACCAGAAGATCGATCTTTCCTCCAAATTCCTCTTTTATATATTTTATTACCTCTTCTTTCATATTGTGGGAAAAGGCATCTCCAAGGATATTTTTCGCAATAAGACCTTTTTTCTCTGCTTCCTCTCTGAACCAGATATTGCTGTACCACCCGGCACTTCCTACTTTTCTGGCTGAACCCTCTCTCTCGAAGGAAACCCCTATAGTATCTGCTTCTGAACCTCCGAAAGCTAAAGATATCCTGGTGGCAAGTCCGTATCCTGATGAGGCACCGATTATTAAGACTTTTTTGGCACCCTTGTATTTTTTAGAATTTTCTACATATTTTATCTGACTTATAACTTCCTCTTTACATCCCACAGGATGACAGTTAAGTGCGAGACTACCCTTAATTTTAGGTTTTATAACCATTTTTTTTACCCTCCGATTTTATAATTTACCAGATATTTTACCATTTTTTGGATTATTTTTCAATTTTGAAATCTTTTTCACCTGTAATTATATATTTTTTTAAGAGCATAGCAGGGTTGTAGGATTCTTTTGCCTTTTTGATCCCATCAATACCTAGATCCTCCTCTCTGTTTACATATTCTAGATGTGAAAACTCCTTTTTTAGAAAAATCCTGTTTATCTCCTGATATACTCCTTGATATTTTGTATTTCCTTTCTCTATATGTATGAGTCCAGTGTTTGGTGTGATCTCTTCTCCTATGGAAAAAGCAGCTATTTCGCCATTTACCCTTAGAAGTCCTCCCTTGAGGTTAAGAGCCTCATAATTTTCAAAAATTTCTCTTATTCCGAGGCTTTCTTTATCGAGTCCCTTATAGATACTGCACTCTCTGTCACGACACCATTTTTCCTCAAATGCCATTACTTCTTTCATGTTTTTACTATCTATCTTTTCGTATAAAAAATCATATATTTTTTCAAATCTGTTTACTTGGTTTTTTTTATTGTGAAATTTTCTTCCTTTTAGCTCTATAAGTTTTTCTACATTATAAAGGTAGTCAAATCGGTCTCTTTCTTCCTGGAACGAAAAATAATTTTCGAGAAGTATTCTCACTCCTTCAGGAACAGCACGTAAAACTGCACCGGTTTTTAAGATCGCTGACATCTCTTTTTTTATTTTTCTGAAATCACCATGTTTCGGAAGGGGGATATAGTAAAACTCACTTTTATCTTCTATTCCTTTTATGTATAATATATCATTATCGATTTTGTATTTTAGATTTTTTCCCATCCGCCATATGAAAAGATTTGTAAAGGTAAGGTCACCTGTCTGAAACCTTCCCTGTAAAAATTCATTGAGTTTTTCCCTGTCTTCTAGTCCTATATTTTTCCATTCCATGTAACCACCTCTTGCTAGTATAGATTAGATATTAAGGAAAGTTTCCTTTTTAAAGAAGAAGAAATAAAAGTAATCTTGTATAGACAAGATTGCAGAATTTAAGTATAATATAGTAAAAAAGAGGAGGGATAAAATGTATCCGTTAAAATTTAAAAAATGTTTTATCGAAAAAGTATGGGGAGGAAGAGCTTTTGAAGACGTCCTCGATATGGAACTTCCTGAAAATAAAAAAATAGGAGAGTCATGGGAAGTAAGTTCCCATAAAAACGGAATGTCCTACGTAGAAGATGGATCTTTAGCGGGTCAAAGTCTTCAGGAACTGATGGAGAGTTCAGGTGAGGAGCTTCTAGGAAAAGAGGTCTACAGTAGATTTAAGGGGAAATTCCCTGTTCTTATAAAATATCTTGATGTGAATGACAGACTTTCTGTACAGGTGCATCCCAGTGACGAATATGCCCTTAGAGTGGAAAAAGAATTTGGTAAGTCTGAGGCCTGGTATATAATAGATGCCAGCCCTGATGCCAAGCTTATAATGGGACTTAAAGAGGGAATGACAAAAGAAGAGTTTATAGAAAACGCTAAGGCCGGAAACTTTGATGATATGTTTAACGTGATATCAGTAAATAAAGGTGACTGCATCTATGTGAAGTCAGGTCTTGTTCATGCAAGTTTAGAGGGATCTGTAGTGATATGCGAAGTTCAGCAAAACTCAGATACCACATATAGAATATATGACTTTGACAGGGTGATAGACGGAGTAAAGAGAGAACTTCACATAGACAGGGCAGCAGATGTTATAAATTTTGACGAACATCCTGAGATAACCACTGTGGATACCAGAAAAAACATCAGCCTAGACGGGGCAGTGAAGGAAGAGTTAGTGAGATGCCAATACTTTAATATTGACAGACTTCAGGTAGAAGGCGTTTACAATGATGAGATAAGCCCTAATTTCAGAATATACTCCATCCTAGAGGGAGAGGGTAAGATTGTTCACGCCGGTAAAGAGTATTCTGCTAAAAAGGGAGACACTTATTTCATTCCTGCAGGGCTTGAAGTTAGTATAGAGGGGAAATTGGATATACTGAAATCCTTTCTGTAAAGGAGGAAGATTATGCTGACAAAACATGAAGAGATAGAAAAATTTATATTAGACGGGGTAATCAAAGGAAATTATAGGCCTGATGAGAAAGTACCATCTGAAAATCAGCTGGCTGAAAGCTTCTCTGTAAGCCGAATGACTGCCAGAAAAGCTCTAGATATCCTTGTAACCAAAGGCTATTTATATAAGATCAAGGGTAAGGGGACCTATG is drawn from uncultured Ilyobacter sp. and contains these coding sequences:
- a CDS encoding HPr family phosphocarrier protein — encoded protein: MVSRTVEIKNETGLHTRPGNEFVTMAKTFDSKVEVENEAGKVVKATSLLKVLSLGIKKGAKITVHAEGTDADEAVEKLVTLLSNLRD
- the fabV gene encoding enoyl-ACP reductase FabV, whose amino-acid sequence is MVIKPKIKGSLALNCHPVGCKEEVISQIKYVENSKKYKGAKKVLIIGASSGYGLATRISLAFGGSEADTIGVSFEREGSARKVGSAGWYSNIWFREEAEKKGLIAKNILGDAFSHNMKEEVIKYIKEEFGGKIDLLVYSLASGMRTDPDTNKIYKSNLRPQGESLTGFTFNVEKESMEEVTLTPATEEDLANTVKVMGGEDWELWIKALMDADVVSEGFKTMAYSYIGPAVMEGIYRHGTIGSAKKHLEKTARDLNEVLKDEKSGEAYVAVNKAIVTKASAYIPIFPLYASALMRVMEEKGIEENAIEHTHRLFADMVYGNKPEFDSEKRMRPDSWELREDVQEEVLEIYKKVTEDNFKELTDFDKYKTEFLKLNGFKVNGVNYEEDVDLEELSKLKP
- a CDS encoding PPC domain-containing DNA-binding protein translates to MISIGEAESIKIHCVRLKKGDDVKKFITNYSAENNIQAGVILSSVGCVINGRIRLADGKSIREFQERLEIISINGTLSPDGSHLHISYSDRNGIVFGGHLVEGNIINTTCELVIGEFCQYSFKRSFDKKTGYKEIEIIERE
- a CDS encoding type I phosphomannose isomerase catalytic subunit, with translation MYPLKFKKCFIEKVWGGRAFEDVLDMELPENKKIGESWEVSSHKNGMSYVEDGSLAGQSLQELMESSGEELLGKEVYSRFKGKFPVLIKYLDVNDRLSVQVHPSDEYALRVEKEFGKSEAWYIIDASPDAKLIMGLKEGMTKEEFIENAKAGNFDDMFNVISVNKGDCIYVKSGLVHASLEGSVVICEVQQNSDTTYRIYDFDRVIDGVKRELHIDRAADVINFDEHPEITTVDTRKNISLDGAVKEELVRCQYFNIDRLQVEGVYNDEISPNFRIYSILEGEGKIVHAGKEYSAKKGDTYFIPAGLEVSIEGKLDILKSFL
- the pfkB gene encoding 1-phosphofructokinase gives rise to the protein MIYTLTLNPSLDYIIQMNSFQEGKVNISKSEHKLPGGKGINVSQVLKNLGHESVALGFLGGFTGDFIHKELIIQGIKCDFIQLEEDTRINVKMKNGNIETEINGNSPKISQDKKGELFKQLEKLKKGDILVMAGSVPLSFESNVYEKVMTTLPKGVKVILDTKGKALEDAVKTKPYLIKPNHHELEELFNVKIQNKNEMVEYGKKLQKMGAKNVAISMAGDGAFLITEDAVYFGNVPKGVVKNSVGAGDSMVGGFTSGIAEGLSIEECFSRGIAAGSASAFSKNLCTLSEVENLINEIKIEKIN
- a CDS encoding phosphatidylglycerol lysyltransferase domain-containing protein; protein product: MEWKNIGLEDREKLNEFLQGRFQTGDLTFTNLFIWRMGKNLKYKIDNDILYIKGIEDKSEFYYIPLPKHGDFRKIKKEMSAILKTGAVLRAVPEGVRILLENYFSFQEERDRFDYLYNVEKLIELKGRKFHNKKNQVNRFEKIYDFLYEKIDSKNMKEVMAFEEKWCRDRECSIYKGLDKESLGIREIFENYEALNLKGGLLRVNGEIAAFSIGEEITPNTGLIHIEKGNTKYQGVYQEINRIFLKKEFSHLEYVNREEDLGIDGIKKAKESYNPAMLLKKYIITGEKDFKIEK
- a CDS encoding alpha-hydroxy-acid oxidizing protein, with product MELREVRSNARGKMKGFCNLCNECNGVWCAGQVPGMGGAGTGESFKRSFEKLKNIKLSMKTLHSATNPNTSFSIFGEKLSIPVITAPITGTKFNMGGSVSDEEYINDVIFGSVDAGTIAMIGDTGDSSCYIHGIEALKKSGGKGIAIIKPRENSEIVYRIKMAEEAGALAVGVDIDGAGLVTMKLFGQPVGPKTPEELKELISSTELPFIVKGVLSVEEAKICVKAGAAAIVVSNHGGRVLNHTLAPCEVLKDIVKAVGDDIVVLVDGNVREGADVIKYIALGAKGVLIGRPVIWGSIGGRQEGVKTILETIKSQLYQGMILTGSHSIDSINEDKIIL
- a CDS encoding DeoR/GlpR family DNA-binding transcription regulator, giving the protein MLSQERYDIILNLLKNKEIVKMKEIVDTLNISESTIRRDLTYLEEHGLLKRVHGGATLPENSYEADFNTKNIQNKFEKDKIGEAAAKIVLDGECIFIDAGTTTERMIKYLQDKNVTVVTNGVTHIPELMKYNIRAYLTGGKIKNRTGALVGVETIESLKKYNFNKCFIGVNGITSETGYTTPDIEEAEIKREVIKKSQKSYILADCNKFGRTSFVSFSELKECTIITDKLPAEEYRKKTKIKEC
- the ptsP gene encoding phosphoenolpyruvate--protein phosphotransferase, giving the protein MRKFIKGIDASPGVAIGKVYLHKEVELVINTGDIEDIEKEKERLITSRDKSKEQLTEIRKKTAIKLGEDKASIFDGHITLLEDEDLFDEVVELMEDEEISAENALSRGIESYCEMLGNLEDEYLRERAADLRDIGNRWLHNILGHDLGDLSSLEPNTVIIAKDLTPSDTAQIDLENVLAFVTEIGGRTAHSSIMARSLEIPAVVGTGDVCSHVEGGETIIVDATTGDIIIDPYNEEISQYEKKREAFIAEKEELKMLIDKEAVSKDGVKVNMCGNIGSPNDVAGLQRNGAEGIGLYRTEFLFMNNDRFPTEDEQFEAYKTVVESLKGKPVTIRTMDIGGDKALSYMDLPKEENPFLGWRALRVCLDRKDILKTQFRALLRASAFGYVKIMLPMIISLDEVRQAKVILEECKTELREEGIKFDEDIQFGIMVETPAVAMRAKYFAREVDFFSIGTNDLTQYTLAVDRGNENIAHLYDPFNPAVLQAIKMAIDGAHEEGITISMCGEFAGDERATPVLLGMGLDAFSMSAISIPRVKKNIMKLDKKECESLVERLLDMGTAEEIKMVLEEFISNK